The Gigantopelta aegis isolate Gae_Host chromosome 3, Gae_host_genome, whole genome shotgun sequence genome segment TTGATTTGTCATCTAGACACACAAAGGTAACTCTGTCTCGATGTTTCACAGCAAACTCACGCATATATTTGAACTGTGCTGCACAATAGTGATCATCTTGGTGTGAAGCCCGAAGCTGTCGTGTTTGCACAGTAAATCTCAAAGGCACTCGACTTTTGTAAAGTTTTGCTACTTTAGTATGAGAATTTTTGGCACAAAAGCAAAGAGGACTGTAGATTCACTTGGTACTGCTGTGTGTTGGGGGGAAGGCGAGATTTTACTTGCTCAATCAAGTCCCGCACAGAAATAAATCTGGAAATATGTTCAACATTATGACGTCTTTCATCAGCTGCAGTTATTGACTCGATTTGCTTTTCTAGTTCCTGGAAAAATGCATCAAATGCATCATCTGGACGGCCTTTATTTAAATGGCGCATATCAACCACCAAATCTGGATCACCAGCCAGTACTGCTTGCCGAACTCTGGCGTCTATGACAGGATTTTGATCTGATGATGCATCAAGAGTCAATTCTGCATATATTGCCCTTAACACATGAGATGGAATCTTGCTTCCTGCTACATTGCAGAACTTTCTTGTGAAATCTCGCTTCATTTGCCTTGTATGGAATTCTGACAGTCTGGAACCGAGGTCTTTTACAACACGACTTGCAGTAGTCATTAACTCTGAAGAGCCGACTCCTGCTGGAATTTTCCAAATAACTTTACTAGATGTTTGCGAACCACCTGGATCATAGGACAGCAAAGCCACGTCTTGCGAAAGATGAAGATTGTAAAAAAATCTGTACTTTTCTTGATACTTTTGTGATCCAGTTTTACTTGAAATTTGGTGTACATCTGGATCAAAGAATAGGATTTCAAAGTCTTTTAACTCGCCTAATGCTGTTTCTAGAATTGCATATTCTGGTGCTACTGTTGTTGCTGAAGCAGGTTTGTACTCAATCCATACATTATCAGTTACCTGTCGAACTGGATAAAGCTAGTTTGCTGCTTGATGTTGCTCGACTTCAAGTAGGAGGCATAAGAGCTGAGGGAAGCTGCCATGGaatttaaatcatttttaaGTTCATTATTCCAAACTTGTACATAGGGCTTGCTTGTCAAACGAAATAGGATTTGGCTATGAATATCAAGATCTTTTGCATGTAGCTGTGACTTCTTTGACTTCTTTTTCCTCCAATCATTGTAGCCTTCAAACTTCAAGAAcctgaagaaaaaaatcaataactTGTAACAGATGAAATTAACGTCAGactatacatatatgcatatgctTCTTACactgttatttaaatttgtggTTGATTCTAAtaatgacctacttttcataaTAAAAGCTGAAATATGGAATCCTATGTCGAAACGTAGAACACAAATTTCAAACAGatattgcattattttatttatcttgcaTATTTTACTAATTTCTAGTCTGGCTGATATATATTTAGTCTGGGAAACCTGTAGCTGCAACTCTATGGGCTACTACCGGAAAAGCAGCAATtatcttttttatatactttcccacagtcaggacactacatatcataaattattttgcataaaacattgtttcaacTACTATATGCAGATACAATGTTGACTGTACGACGGTTTTGGAGATCAGATGTGGTATACCAGTAATGGGACACCACTTAGGCTATTAAGCAGCAAGCGATCTGTTATGTGCACTTACctaaagacaggacagtacataccaaacCTGATGTACCAGCCATGGGAAATTGGTTAGTCTACTACCaaacaagcagcaagggatcatttatctGCACTTCACTATACAGGACAGTACTTACAACATTTGGTATTCCAgttatgggacactggttggaacgaggaaaaggCCAAactgaggtagttcgatccaACGACCCAAGCTCCTTAGATTAGCATTTGACCTACTGAACACAATTCGATCCCTGGTCTCAGAAGAAAACTACTCCCACCACATATTGGTTTAATAggagcaatggatcttttaaatgcacaccAATCATGTATAAAAGGGGATAGTATTGTAGGCCTTAGTATATACGCTTTTAATAGCAATACCTATTTGGCACTGGTGTGATCTCTGTTGGTACGTGTGTAGACCTTTCCTGAATAGTAGATACATTCCCATCAATGTACCAGAGCAGGTCAACAATCGCCCCAACCTGCTTCATAACTTCATCAGGGAGAAGAGATTTTGGAAATTCTGCTCCAGATCGTTTCAGTTCCACATATACGTCATTGTAGAGTTTGTCTTTTGCtggaaaacatattatatatatggttatgaTTCAAATCTGTAAAACATACGTCATTTGAAAAATCGAGTTTCATATTGCAAGAAGCTCAAATTttgaatgatgatgatgataactagtttaacgtgcccatataccactagggtttcaaacacgcccatcccgagtccgacctccgataagatcggtggcctgactcgggaggggggggggggggggggggggttgaaactgggcagaattttgaaaatagcaattagtaaagaagttaatagataaaataaaaaaaataaaaaggttacaagccaaaaataaaaaagaattgactgctcggccgaatatttatataatttggagcattttagaaggacagtccaaaattaaataagagaaagaagagaggatcggactatttaataatattaaaaaaaaaaagaagtaatttcgacataaaattttgaacgcagatctaaaagtttaaagtccgatcgatatgtccacgcgagtggcctcgttaaggccgtttgggtgcacagcatctacggggaggtgatgttgttcctctcctcaaagtgaggcaccagtctcctgtagctgtgggtgctaaggcagtggaccatctgtgggtactgggtgccggtgacgatcttcatgattctgtggatggtgttgttatccatgtcatggctgaggaatccctgtcggtaaagatcatcccggcgcgacgtcactacCATAGCTTCCACTCCCCGTAGTTTGACCGTGTGGATGGCGACCTGGTGGCCATCGGGAAACGTCTTGAAGTTTTCCTCGTAGACCCCGCTTGGCAGTCTGTCCTCAGATTAGCATTTGACCTACTGAACACAATTCGATCCCTGGTCTCAGAAGAAAACTACTCCCACCACATATTGGTTtaatagcagcaatggatcttttaaatgcacaccAATCATGTATAAAAGGGGATAGTATTGTAGGCCTTAGTATTAACGCTTTTAATAGCAATACCTATTTGGCACTGGTGTGATCTCTGTTGGTACGTGTGTAGACCTTTCCTGAATAGTAGATACATTCCCATCAATGTACCAGAGCAGGTCAACAATCGCCCCAACCTGCTTCATAACTTCATCAGGGAGAAGAGATTTTGGAAATTCTGCTCCAGATCGTTTCAGTTCCACATATACGTCATTGTAGAGTTTGTCTTTTGCtggaaaacatattatatatatggttatgaTTCAAATCTGTAAAACATACGTCATTTGAAAAATCGAGTTTCATATTGCAAGAAGCTCAAATTTTTAATGACGTTGGCGATTCCCCTAAAGCGAGCGTTAATACGTAACATTGAGAATTTAGTGTGATTGTTGATCAATACGATCtgcattatataacattttccatgtttggaattataagaattgaacgttataatTTTTGAGGTTCATGATACTATGAAACCCAAAACCTATTTACACACTTTAGAAGGAATGGCTTCGTGCTATTGCGCTatgccattcatacagtgtgtaaatcGGTTTTgtgtttcatactagcatgaaccTCAAAAATTATCATGTTCAATTCTTAAAGTGACATTCTCTGGAATAAATCCAATAaaatcaagttctaagttcaaattcaagtataactgcacttttaatttaCTGGCGAGTTGTTGCCATTAACGTCTATCATCAAATGTTTACTATAcagtttgaagaaaacaaaaacgccATTTTGTATCGCAGTCTAGCTAAACCGTTCTATTTTTATCGGTATttgacgtcatacatatggaAGACTTGATCGAACAAGCAAgtatctcttgttggggaatttcACGCTTGCGATCAACCAATGAAAGCAGAAGTTCAAGTGAGCCGCACTTCTCGTCCCAGTTTCGAAAGACACTGTTATTGACTACGAAAAGCTAGCGTATTCTATGTGGAGTGCGCTGCTACTTATGCACGAAACGTGATTGAAttaactgttctaaatgcttaaataataaaaaatattccagaggctgtcactttaataaatgaaatcgTCATTTATATAGCATTCATTTCGTCACTTATTTACCATTGCTTGGCATGCAATATCTGATATTTTCTCGGCGTTGGGGTATCCtaaaacattcattatatattaataatttatgtaaaaagtCCAATAATTTCTACAAAAAATTGAGCATAGCTTCCGCGCACCGGGCTAACCCGCCTGGTCTGGGAGACAATGCTCTGACAAAAACACCCCCATCCCACTGACCCATGAACAAGTTGTTCAATGTACGTTATACCAACCATTTCCACATTTCAATGCTACAAatagacattttaaacagcGACTTACTTACAATAAATCAATGAACCAACTAAAGTAAAAGTTTTAGAACAGTAACTTATTTGAAGACTCTCCCTTATCCACCCTCTACACGTAATTCACAAAactgtataatgttttattttaagattTATTAGCAATTATAATCTTAATTTTTATTCAGGAGTATTGAATAATCATAAATACATACCTGTGAATCTACCACTTCTGACGTCCTTTAGTGGCGGTGGTTTCGTTTCGGTTCTAGCGTCCATCATCCTATTTAgaatatacctatatatttagaattagaattattactataccactataatgtttatagtgcacatatatatgtacatcccaccactattactagtatactatgttaattttaccattaattcttaaatcactctccacctgtatttgtatatttgtatatataccgtttatatatgtatctatttatgctgataagtttgtttaacttaaggcaaataaagaacttgaacttgaacttgatcATCCTGCGAAATGCGTTCACACCGCCGCCGGTCAACAAAGCACTCTCGTCGTTTGACGGTTCCGTAACACATCGTTCAATTTCAAATTTGGCGTACTttaaacatttgtcaaagtgATGCACGACACTTATTTTCTCCTGCATATTAGGATAAAACATATCTGTTCCATTCAATGTTGGAGTCAAAGACACTGAACGTTTGTCGGATTCCATCAATCGAAACAAGTCGTTTCCGCTTTTTGAACGGTCACAATGCGTAATTAATGACTGGAGTACCTCATTCCAATTACAATCATCGCCGAAATCGGAAATAACATTACTGCATATAATGTTTGATAACGTCCCACAGTGTAGAACAACGGAACAACACAGTGTAAAGTTGCACAAATGCTTTCGTTTCACACTTTCATTCATGTCCAAGCGAAACGCCATTATCACGTGCACGTGCCATCAACATGCACTGCGAGATCTCGTGCTATCACGGGAAATACGTGTTCTCGTTATTGTTAATACTAAAAGCAAGGCCTACAAAATTTCTAATTTTCAACAAATCGTCAAACGTTAATAAAGTTTGGTTAAATATATCtgggttttaaaacatttgcttgacacaacttggtttaaaaaaaaaaaaaatgcttgaaAAGAGGTCAAAAAAGATTTTGACACGGGCCGATTTTTGTGGGTCGGTCGGGTGAGgacaaacaaacttaatttttattttcgtcTAACGTCTTGGAATTACAGGAAAAATACGCTCAACAAATCGATAAAATCATTTTTGACTTTATTTGGAgtttcaaaaaacattttatatcaaaagagcAACTTCAACTACCTAAGGAGTTAGGCGGGTTGGGTGTCATAAATATTCGGCTAAAAATTAAAgcacaaagaattaaatttgtaaGTAGATTTTTAAGCTTAGAAGGCGAAGGCCACAGGAAATCTTTAGCGGATCACTTTTTAGGCCAATACAAAAACTTAAATATTGAAAGACATgttctaaaatgcaaaattataaataaaaaggcTAACTTCATCTCTATGCCGAATATCTACAGGGAAATACTCTTAACATGGAAGGACCTTGACATTACTAGAGACACTAACAGCTACCAACAGATAATTTATGAAGCGTAgcgtaaactctattaacgtgcctctatccaattaaggttcaggcacgtctctcccacacccagtctctggcatggccagtggtcgaGTGTGGGACAAATAAGTATGAAGCGTTACACGAAAACCCTTTTATAtccaacaaaacatacacaagtATACGTAGAGAAagactaaatttagtcaaagACATTTGGGACTTGGGGACGAACGACTTTTTGGACTTCGCCGGTTGCTCAACTAGCGCGGTATTTTATCGCCAATTAAAAGACCTACAGGACAACTTTTCGCGGACATTACTATGGACGCTACAAAATGAAGACCCCTTTGATGGTGACTTAGACGCCATCTTTCGTATCAACGTAGGTGACACGAAAAAAGACGTGACAGACACGAAAACTAAAGACATATACGCAGTCTTGTTATTAAGAACTTACAAAGATGCATCATTTAATACCAGGTGGAATATAGCCTTTAATGAAACCATAAActggcaaaacatttggaaaacattaaattcaGGTTTCATTGAAAAAGTTCGActatgatttaatttataaaatgattagaaaCGTAATTGCAGTCAGAAAACATCTACATGACTGGAAGATTGAGACCACTCCGGAGTGCCTTGTGTGCAACAGAGTGGACTCAGTCTTGCATGCCTTTTTTCACTGCAACAAAAGAAAACTATTTATAAAGCAAATTGAACCAATCTTTAAACTTCTCGGTAATAAATTTCGTTTGAACCCGTACGCCATGATTTTTGGCATAAAACATAAGCCTGGAGATTATGCATCGCAGTTAGGAATTTTTCTTTGGAGTAAAGCGATAAGGGTAATATGGACAACTAGAAAATTATTAGAGGGCgataagccatgtaatgaaatggcacttttcaaacatttagtttattCAAGGGTTGAAATAGAATTTTTTGCCGCCTTAGAGCGGCCCAACACAAAAGAAAAATTCTTAAGACACTGGTGTTTCAAGGGGGTCATTGCTTCGTGCAATGATGCCTTTGACATTACATATAaactatgataaaaaaaatggcaATTTGCACCAAATGTAGAAAAATAGACCTGGACCCTCCGGCTTGTAGCTTTGGGGGCCAGGTCCGCAAACCAggtttaaatattgtaaatacacaTCACTTAAGTCATATACACTAATCacagtaaagaaaacaaaaatacaaacatgcactaattaaaatgtatattattttgaaacaagtaCTGACACTTATATGTATATCTTTACTGGCCacattcaaggagaacctggtttattgtaaatagggaggttttttttttttaataaatggggCACCCGGCATGTTCGGGACGTgcctgaaatgtaaaaaaaaaaagaaaaaaaaaaggacgtagcccagtagtaaagtgctggcctcgtgacggtcagtctaggatcaatccctgttagtggaatcatttgactatttctcgttccagcgagtgcttcacaactggtgttacagaccatgatatgtactatcctgtctgtgggatgatgcatatattaaagatcccttggtgctaataaaaaaattgttgcccagtttcctctctaaaatatatttgtggtcattaactacatgtctgacaccacatacctttagctgtgttgagtgtgtcattaaatataaaattccttcgtttgtttgtttctttaaacatggctcccatattcaacaaccttagttaaaaattatggtCTAGCTATGTCCgtattttgtagacaatttgaatattatataaaaaataaatttaagttgcaatttaaaatgaaaatgtctgggaattgtttattgtaaaaaggatGCCGGCCCAacgatgataaatgttttatgaccatacgcaataattttttttaatttacttagcatagagggaaattagtttatattatttcgaaggcatcatcacaggattgtaacttttctagtcattgtatattttatagacattatataatatttgacatatagttgaacatgaattagtagataaaagtcaagtattttttctttaaatcggagtccgttcatggtagtttatattataactaattggttagaagaagcgaccactttatataaaaggcataaaataaatatgcatactactaataaatattgttcattgtagtagttgaaatgtatgcacattcatattttctgggctaaaatatctagatattactacattaactggaataattgtaacatttcagatgttccaatgatgagggatctctggtcattataacaaagtggttactgctatagtgtgtttaaataaaatgtgtgtgtgtacatgtatatcattctacgagcgcattagacaaacattatacttaatcacgcaccagctcaatgctgatgacgaatgcattaaactgtatttagatattttttacacctggtcttattgtacttaatggcattcactgttatcattattataacatcaatttattaaatattttaatcaacaatccTATTcagttaacaaattaaaatgttttcaaaacattgacaatcaaaccatgaaactatacctgaaaatgtcttatttttaatctacatttactgcaatgtatttgcaatttatatatgataagaCTAGTAGAGTAGTTCATTCCTGTACACGCATGCAGTATATTACCCATGTCAgcatagttcagtggtacagaTAGATGCGATAGGATATATGATTGATTGCCTTTAGTGGACCTATCGCCTTTTATCTTACTTCAACCAGTGCCCAgaactggtacattaaagattgtgataactatggtttaaacaacttCCAGATCAGGTTGCCGGGGTCTGGATTGACAATTAACGTTGCGTAGGGACACTGGCttaagatgtgataataatccagctcagatttcaagatatcaCTTGCCGGATTCCTTTCAAGTTGTGCTGTGTcatagccagctttgttttgtagatccacatagtcacgatcacgggacacacacaccttcccacCTCCGTTATACTGAATTCTTAGgggaacaaaaataacagttaaagggacattcccgagtttgctgcattgtaagatgtttccgactaataaaatatttctacgattaaacttacatattaaatatattttcttgtttagaatatcaatgtctttatattcaatgtgtttctggtcgtcttaatatttgtaagaagcccaaactggattttgtcttcaaataatttcgtacgtacgaaattgcagcaaactcagaaatgtccctttaaaacttgaTACACAACTATCCACAAACACCAAACGCCTAGAGTTtgaggattaaaaaaacaacaacagtgcACTGAACATGGAATAggtgattttaacaattcattAGCCATAGTAAAACACCTACCAGCCCTTCTCCTGTGTGTACTGTACACTGGTGCTAATAATACTACAAGTAGAACATAAAACCAGAATCCAACatgaccaaaacacttttataatcACTTTAATAATTAGCACgtaatttgtgaaatatttgtgcACATACTTATGTTAAAACTATCCCAGTAAATTAATTCCATTTAATGTACAATTGCAATGCATCTACAGTTCACCTGAGGTTGACATTTGTTtaagacaaaatttaaaaatacactttACTTTCTACAAAATTGGGGGTTTctaattaacatatttattttatctcaaATGCCACGAGACACCCTACGTTTTGCTGGGAAATAAAATGCAAGGTACCACACGTTATATGTGTTGCCTGAGTAAAtcgatacattgtttttatcagctaaatgttttattacaaaatgtttacattatcaaCAATGAAATCTAATTTTGTAAATCTGACTGTTGACCATTTGCGTTTCACCTACAGTGTATTACTACCAATAACATGTTTGAGTACCAGTGTCAATAAAATGGCCAGTTTTATTAGGAATCGTTTTTGTCTGTTCAAGTATAGGCTAGAaggcattaaaaatatcatgtgctgacgtgccattaaatatttctttcccatCCATGCCAATATCCAAGTAGTCAATAAACCCTAACGGGTATATTAGGGTAGCCAGGATTGTTtattgggggtggagtggagatagagggcactgcttttacacatgttatggggtgtcatgcattataaaagttggtattgtgaaaaaagagGTATATTCGAGAGAAGGCAAGGTCctcttgtgcccaatccctggttacccggatacgccagtgcatatatgtgcaatttaaagtatatcaatcaatagattttggtttcaacacgggtacctttagtagtattacttgcatatttaaaatgtactcaacACAATGAATTAAGGGACAGTAGaattgtggtaattatttgctaattttagtaagtttttgtcatatataacttataaacattgtttcagtaacatCTGACCTATGTtacatgcaaacatcttacacacgatgagatttgtgtgcatttttgtaaaaccaaacattctgctaggaatcattacacgttgattgtaaatatatttgtcattttattctctctaaattgctgtttaaatcattaagttgaagaacatttgttttagaacatgtcaaaacTTTTAAGGAAAAATGCTgaatatagttactggccctgtattcattttgttttgaccggcctcggtggcgtcgtggcaggccatcggtctacaggctggtaggtactgggttcggatcccagtcgaggcatgggatttttaatccagataccgactccaaaccctgagagagtgctccgcaaggctcaatgggtaggtgtaaaccacttacaccgaccagtgatccataactggttcaacaaaggccatggtttgtgctatcctgcctgtgggaagtgcaaataaaagatcccttgctgctaatcggaagagtagcccatgtagtggcgacagcaggtttcctctcaaaatctgtgtggtccttaaccatatgtctgacgccatataaccgtaaataaaatgtgttgagtgcgtcgttaaataaaccatttctttctttcattttgttttgttaaattactgtgtattaaaaatcattaaacgtattaacttattttaacggttgattattaattcagtcagtagctCAACACTACAGATGGAGCAGTTTACTACGATAGCTTAAAtttcgtgtttaattagtgtaataaatatatctgttataactggtatgatagcttacatttcatgtaataattagtataacaaatgtatctgttataacGGGTTTTACggctttgctttgtttgataaattgtttttctaaagttgctaagagcttctagcaacctgctacaataccagggagCCCAGTTCACCATCTCAgtgtaggataaggttactgtgcacacagctggaaacacccatgaccatttccagtgtctgccatccaaagataatttgttattgtttacaattacttcctgccGCCAGTaaattttcaaagtattaacaacaaAGACCCAGTTAGGTGTCTCAGAGCTGCTGCGAAATTAAACGTTTACTGTATGCCACGtggactcactgcaagataaTATTATTCTTGATTTAGatttcacacaatttgtcacatatgatggactgtaagaaaaactgtttgCTCTGGCGTGCTGGTTGGAGCTCTTTGTGTTCAAGTTCCAGGagccagaataaattaaatagttcttcatcaaattacatcatgatttattattattagcagacaaaacttttaaggtttatattaaaacaaataactgctaacatctaaaagtaaaatatttagcaaaagttaagtttccgatttttaagtgcattccaaagttttcagtgcagttttctcaGATTGAAGTGGAAAGGAGATACGTGGTTCTagcactaacccctcgatatgtcgtgctcgcatcggtcatacatacttgaaccattcatttatcttgaagaacgatcctccacctcagtgtgagcactgtcagagTGTACTCATCTAACAGAAATTAGAACATATATTTTTGGATAACGTAATGTGATGGagatcatttcgattccatccagaacctTTATTACAGTTTGTacatgatactgacttttattctaaattttaattgtatctatctgtgatatttgtatttttgcacagttctttacactaagtttttatttaactcttgaatttttatattgatgttgatcatcacttaggtttgtatttactatagtttgacacccaatagccgatgtacttttcgtgctggggtgtcgataaacattcattcatccatccattcattcattcattcatccactgCTTCCGTACATGATTGTCCTCATTGGAATCGCTGCCGTTTTAATGTCTATAAGCGTAtgccctttttttctttctttcttttttttcttaattgttCTTATTTTTACTATTCTTATTCCAACAAATTTTGTGATTGTTTGTGTCTTCAAAACGACTGTAGTGGACAGAATTTGGAGTTCCAAGCCGCGTTAAGTATTCATCGTGAAAACACTCGATTAAGAAATACTTTTAGTTAGATGACTCTTTTGTGAGGTTGTAAGTATCATGGGTAACAAAACACatgtagtttgtttttaatttatgtgaGCCAGAAAAAACCTTTAATAaaagttttacaatttttaataataacattttgggagagttaaatattaaaagtattttgtattaaagggtgtatactacaaACTCAAATACCATAGACGACAAcagtaacatgtgtggctaaaactacgattaaacttacatattatatatattttcttgtttagaatatcagtatctgtatattcaatgtgtttctggtcgtcttaatatttgtaagaagccccaactgaattttgtcttcaaataatttcatacgtacgaaattattaatttttttaggaaataaaatgaaatgtaacctagtacaaatattagaacgatcagaaatacgtttaatatacagccactaatattttatgcagaaaaatatatttgatatgtaattacagtcgtcagaaagtctctgttagtcgataacatcttaaaaattgcagacaactcgggaatgtccctttaaagaaagaGTGTCATAATGTTCATATGAATAATGTATATTTAcagttaaaacatatctaatatCTTCATATACTGGGCAACACAATAAAAAGCGCAATTCATCTGCAACACaatatgtacaaaataatgaatgaatgaatgaatgtttaacgacaccccagcacgaaaaatacatcggctattgggtgtcaaactatggtaaagtctAAGA includes the following:
- the LOC121368803 gene encoding uncharacterized protein LOC121368803, which gives rise to MESDKRSVSLTPTLNGTDMFYPNMQEKISVVHHFDKCLKYAKFEIERCVTEPSNDESALLTGGGVNAFRRMMDARTETKPPPLKDVRSGRFTAKDKLYNDVYVELKRSGAEFPKSLLPDEVMKQVGAIVDLLWYIDGNVSTIQERSTHVPTEITPVPNRYCY